The following coding sequences lie in one Musa acuminata AAA Group cultivar baxijiao chromosome BXJ1-8, Cavendish_Baxijiao_AAA, whole genome shotgun sequence genomic window:
- the LOC135680724 gene encoding probable LRR receptor-like serine/threonine-protein kinase At2g16250 produces the protein MPRVVAAVVVFVVFALWRAAAAQKLSSAADLAGLYSLRASLGLRARDWPRRADPCTSWTGVACSASGRVVRLDLSGLRRTRVGRLSPRFAVDGLRNLTQLVSFNATGFALPGPIPDWFGRELAPTFAVLILRDASVVGSIPNSLSGAAGLAVLNLAGNAITGNIPPTLGQLSNLTLLDLSRNALSGPIPASFAALANLVYLDLSSNSLSGSLPLALGTLRALKTLILANNNLTGSVPAQLGDLSSLAILDLSFNSLAGSLPDDLKNLRSLQHLILANNSLSGSLTTGLLAVLPRLQSIKLSRNNFSGTLPDSLWSLLELRLVDVSYNNLTGVLPDLVPAIVEGNDSDALFDLSSNLYYGDISSSFGSVFAKFATVNISDNYFKGRLPLDNASSNVSFGLNCFKNTKNQRSPDDCLQFYSARGLLYDGDDTPGTAPPSGTSKEGHRNLKYILIGAFGGALVLVILVVLLVCCLKRSGGQKAELHENGAGADPSVSGTQAPGVYVNLLNVGEAFSYEQLFRATLDFSDANLIKKGHSSDIYHGTLDTGIPVVVKRMDVRKVRKDAHAAELDLFSKGLHERLVPFMGHCLENENEKFLVYKYVPNGDLYMVLQAKPEPEEGLQSLDWIKRLKIATGIAQALCYLHHDCSPPLVHRDIQASSVLLDDKFEVRLGSLSEVCAQEGEAHQKAITRLLRMSQVSVQNISGPPATCAYDVYCFGKVLLELITGKLGISGSNDVNAMNEWLDHTLPHINMYEKEAVTKIVDPFLVVDEDHLEEVWAMAIVAKSCLNPKPNRRPQARHILTALENPLKVVRQDITTGSTATLTTMTSSRGSWNLAFMGSWRRSSSETMCVAPGQAREDQAVKWSGTTRSQGSGGGEQSFSRKRLSKEIFPEPSGVRDMQD, from the exons ATGCCCCGTGTCGTGGCCGCCGTTGTTGTCTTCGTCGTCTTCGCGCTGTGGCGCGCCGCGGCGGCGCAGAAACTGAGCTCGGCGGCTGATCTCGCGGGGTTGTACAGCCTCCGTGCCTCGCTTGGTCTCCGAGCCCGGGACTGGCCGCGGCGGGCGGACCCGTGCACGTCCTGGACCGGCGTCGCCTGCAGCGCCTCCGGCCGGGTCGTGCGCCTCGACCTCTCCGGCCTCCGCCGTACCCGGGTGGGTCGCTTGAGCCCCCGGTTCGCGGTCGACGGGCTCAGGAACCTTACCCAGCTCGTCTCCTTCAACGCCACCGGGTTCGCCCTCCCCGGACCCATCCCGGACTGGTTCGGCCGAGAACTCGCCCCGACCTTTGCGGTCCTTATTCTCCGCGACGCCTCCGTCGTCGGCTCCATCCCTAACTCGCTCAGCGGCGCCGCCGGGCTCGCCGTGCTCAACCTGGCTGGCAACGCCATCACGGGCAACATCCCGCCCACGCTCGGTCAGCTGAGCAACCTCACTCTCCTCGACCTCTCTCGCAACGCCCTCTCCGGGCCTATCCCGGCGTCCTTCGCGGCGCTCGCCAACCTCGTCTACCTCGACCTCTCCTCCAACTCCCTATCCGGTTCGCTGCCGCTGGCCCTCGGCACGCTCCGAGCCTTGAAAACCCTGATCCTGGCGAACAATAACCTCACCGGATCGGTCCCTGCACAGCTCGGTGATCTCTCTTCGCTCGCCATTCTTGATCTCAGCTTCAATTCCCTCGCCGGATCGCTTCCTGATGACCTCAAGAACCTAAGGAGCCTACAACATCTCATCTTGGCCAACAACTCGCTTTCAGGCAGTCTCACGACCGGTCTCTTGGCCGTTCTTCCCCGGCTTCAGTCCATCAAACTGAGTCGCAACAATTTCTCTGGGACATTACCTGACTCACTCTGGTCTCTTTTGGAGCTACGCTTGGTTGACGTCTCTTACAATAACCTCACTGGAGTACTTCCAGACCTTGTGCCGGCTATTGTCGAAGGAAACGACAGTGATGCTCTCTTCGACCTTTCAAGCAACCTCTATTATGGTGATATCTCTTCTAGCTTTGGGAGTGTCTTCGCCAAGTTTGCAACGGTAAATATATCAGATAACTACTTCAAAGGTCGATTGCCATTAGATAATGCGAGCAGCAATGTGTCTTTTGGATTGAATTGCTTCAAAAATACTAAGAATCAGAGAAGTCCAGATGACTGTTTGCAGTTTTATTCGGCAAGAGGGCTACTTTATGATGGTGATGACACACCGGGTACTGCCCCGCCTTCAGGCACTTCCAAGGAGGGTCATCGGAACTTAAAGTATATCTTGATAGGGGCGTTTGGAGGTGCTCTGGTGCTCGTGATACTGGTCGTTTTACTGGTATGCTGTTTGAAGAGATCTGGTGGCCAGAAAGCTGAACTGCACGAGAATGGTGCAGGTGCAGATCCATCTGTCAGTGGCACACAGGCCCCTGGTGTTTATGTCAATTTGTTGAATGTAGGGGAGGCCTTCAGTTATGAGCAGCTGTTTCGGGCTACTTTGGATTTTAGTGATGCCAACCTCATCAAGAAGGGACATTCGAGCGATATCTACCATGGCACATTGGACACGGGAATTCCTGTGGTTGTGAAGAGGATGGATGTACGGAAGGTCAGAAAGGATGCTCATGCTGCAGAGTTGGATTTATTCTCCAAGGGTTTGCATGAGAGATTGGTGCCATTTATGGGCCACTGCTTGGAGAATGAGAACGAGAAATTCCTTGTCTATAAATATGTGCCAAACGGTGACCTCTATATGGTGTTGCAGGCAAAACCTGAGCCAGAAGAAGGGTTGCAGTCATTGGATTGGATAAAGAGGTTGAAGATTGCAACAGGAATTGCTCAGGCACTGTGCTATCTTCATCATGATTGTTCGCCGCCACTTGTTCATAG AGACATCCAAGCAAGCAGTGTCCTTCTTGATGACAAATTCGAGGTGCGGCTTGGAAGTTTGAGTGAGGTCTGTGCTCAGGAAGGGGAAGCACACCAGAAGGCCATCACCAGGCTATTGAGAATGTCACA GGTATCAGTGCAAAATATATCCG GGCCTCCTGCAACATGTGCATATGACGTATATTGTTTTGGGAAAGTGTTGCTGGAGCTGATCACCGGGAAGCTCGGCATTAGTGGGTCAAACGATGTTAATGCGATGAACGAGTGGCTTGATCACACCCTGCCTCACATCAACATGTACGAGAAGGAAGCCGTGACGAAGATTGTGGATCCTTTCTTGGTGGTGGACGAGGACCACTTGGAGGAGGTCTGGGCCATGGCGATCGTTGCAAAGTCTTGCCTCAATCCGAAGCCTAATAGGCGGCCGCAAGCGAGGCATATCCTCACGGCATTGGAGAACCCGTTGAAGGTGGTAAGGCAGGACATCACCACCGGGTCGACCGCTACGCTGACGACGATGACTTCGTCAAGGGGTTCTTGGAATTTGGCATTCATGGGAAGCTGGCGACGCAGCTCCTCCGAGACCATGTGTGTGGCACCAGGGCAAGCGAGGGAGGATCAAGCGGTGAAATGGTCGGGTACAACCAGGTCTCAAGGGAGCGGAGGAGGGGAGCAATCATTCTCTAGGAAGCGGCTGTCCAAGGAGATCTTCCCAGAGCCGTCCGGTGTACGTGACATGCAGGATTGA